The following proteins come from a genomic window of Emys orbicularis isolate rEmyOrb1 chromosome 25, rEmyOrb1.hap1, whole genome shotgun sequence:
- the DHX58 gene encoding ATP-dependent RNA helicase DHX58: MELRDYQWEVILPALEGENIIIWLPTGAGKTRAAAYVCKRHLETRERAKVAVLVNRVHLVAQHYTQEFQALQDRFRVTPISSDSDQKFFFSKEVKLSDVMICTAKILQNALTSQDEDMHVELNDFSLLVIDECHHTHKDGVYNQIMEDYLERKLTGQRKLPQILGLTASPGTGGATSVQGAKQHILQICANLDTAKIMSSQKHRVHLQAQVPHPRKQYDVSYERPQDPLGRKLKETMAHIHQYLDVRGLPRDFGTQSYEQRIVELGKEGAQSFCRKTRTCALHLRKYNDALLINDTVRMIDAFNALDEFYQLEKATKVLQDPTERFLVSTFEEIKAALLALASDPRYENPKLSKLEDILQEQFRTLDRSRGIIFTKTRQSAHALHKWSQENAKLARLDIKAAVLTGAGYSNQTKHMTQNEQQDVIKLFRKGDLNLLFSTSVAEEGLDIPECNIVVRYGLMTNEIAMVQARGRARAENSLYSVLAKANSKEVSRERLNETLEELTQRVIEEVQAMPEKEYRDTITALQRSAIVSRKVKKAEGNQKRQLHDPDAVRLHCINCNMAVCHGSDLRTVEKMHHVNVNPDFKIYYNATSNNVEIPRNFKDWKPGGSISCASCGQAWGMEMIYRSVTLPILSIKNFVVATPDGNKQPKQWSRVTFTIEEFDYVEYCSRNLDM; encoded by the exons ATGGAGCTGCGTGACTACCAGTGGGAGGTGATCCTGCCTGCCCTGGAGGGCGAGAACATCATCATCTGGCTGCCCACGGGGGCAGGGAAGACCCGGGCAGCGGCCTACGTGTGCAAGAGGCACCTGGAGACCCGGGAGCGGGCCAAGGTGGCCGTGCTGGTGAACAGG GTGCACCTGGTGGCCCAGCACTACACGCAGGAATTCCAGGCGCTGCAGGATCGCTTCCGGGTCACGCCCATCAGCAGCGACAGCgaccagaaattcttcttctccAAGGAGGTGAAGCTGAGCGACGTGATGATCTGCACGGCGAAGATCCTGCAGAACGCCCTGACCAGCCAGGACGAGGACATGCACGTGGAGCTGAACG ATTTCTCCCTGCTGGTGATTGACGAATGCCACCACACCCACAAAGACGGCGTCTACAACCAGATCATGGAGGATTACCTGGAGCGCAAGCTGACAGGCCAGCGGAAGCTGCCGCAGATCCTGGGCCTCACCGCCTCGCCCGGCACCGGGGGGGCCACCAGTGTCCAGGGGGCCAAGCAGCACATCCTGCAG ATCTGCGCCAACCTGGACACCGCCAAAATCATGTCGTCTCAGAAGCACCGTGTCCACCTGCAGGCTCAAGTCCCTCATCCCAGGAAGCAGTACGACGTGTCCTACGAGAGGCCGCAG GATCCCTTGGGCCGGAAGCTGAAGGAGACCATGGCCCACATCCACCAGTACCTGGACGTTCGCGGCCTCCCGCGGGACTTCGGCACCCAGAGCTACGAGCAGCGCATTGTCGAGCTGGGGAAGGAAG GAGCCCAGTCGTTCTGCCGTAAGACGCGCACGTGCGCCCTGCACCTGCGGAAGTACAACGACGCGCTGCTGATCAATGACACGGTGCGCATGATCGATGCCTTCAACGCCCTGGACGAGTTCTACCAGCTGGAAAAGGCCACCAAGGTTCTGCAGGACCCCACAGAGCGCTTCCTCGTCAGCACCTTCGAGG AGATCAAGGCAGCCCTGCTGGCTCTGGCCAGCGACCCGCGCTACGAGAACCCCAAGCTGAGCAAGCTGGAGGACATCCTCCAGGAGCAGTTCCGGACCCTGGACCGCTCCCGCGGCATCATCTTCACCAAGACGCGCCAGAGCGCCCACGCCCTGCACAAGTGGAGCCAGGAGAACGCAAAGCTGGCAAGGCTGGACATTAAGGCAGCTGTCCTGACTGGAGCCGGCTACAGCAACCAGACCAAGCACATGACCCAG aaCGAGCAGCAAGACGTGATCAAGTTGTTCCGCAAGGGAGACCTCAACCTGCTTTTCTCCACCAGCGTGGCTGAGGAGGGCCTGGACATCCCAGAATGCAACATCGTGGTTCGCTACGGGCTGATGACCAACGAGATCGCCATGGTGCAG GCCAGGGGCCGCGCCCGCGCCGAGAACAGTCTGTACTCCGTCCTCGCCAAGGCCAACAGCAAGGAGGTGTCGCGGGAGCGGCTGAACGAGACCTTGGAGGAGCTCACGCAAAGAGTCATCGAAGAGGTGCAGGCCATGCCGGAGAAGGAGTACCGGGACACG atcaCAGCCCTGCAGCGAAGCGCCATCGTTAGCCGGAAGGTGAAGAAGGCTGAAGGCAACCAGAAGCGGCAGCTGCATGACCCGGACGCCGTCCGCCTCCACTGCATAAACTGCAACATGGCCGTGTGCCACGGCAGCGACCTGCGCACCGTGGAGAAGATGCACCATGTCAACGTCAACCCGGACTTCAA GATTTACTACAATGCCACGTCCAACAACGTGGAGATTCCCCGGAACTTCAAGGACTGgaagccagggggcagcatcagCTGTGCGAGCTGCGGCCAG GCCTGGGGCATGGAGATGATCTACCGCAGCGTGACGCTGCCCATCCTCTCCATCAAAAACTTCGTGGTGGCGACGCCAGACGGGAACAAACAGCCCAAGCAATGGAGCCGGGTGACTTTCACCATCGAGGAGTTTGACTACGTGGAGTACTGCAGCAGGAACCTGGACATGTAG